The DNA region GGTCGGGGGTGTCCTCGGTGGCGGCGGACTCCGGGGCATCCGTCGTGGCGCGGGGGGCCGGGATGTCGATCGTGGCGGTCGGCTCGGGGGCGTCGGTCGTGGCGATCGGCTCGGCGATCGTGGCCGTGCTGTCGGCCGGGGTGGCCTTCGAGTCGTCACTGGTCGCGGGGGAGGTGTCGGCCGCGGTGGTGGCCACCGGGTCGGCGGACACGCTGGGTGGTGGCTCCGACGACGCGAGCTGTCCGCTCGGGCTGGACTGCTCGGCCGCGGCAGGCTGGCCGGAGGCCGGGTCGGTCGTGGGGCTCGCCGAGGGGGGTTCGTCACGCCGGTTCCGCAGCACCACCCAACCCGCTGCCAGGCCGACCAGCAGCACCACGAGCAGTATCAGCCACCTGCCGAAGGAGTCGATCACGGCAAACCTCCCTGAAGTTCATGTCCGGATCGTCGCGAGAAAAACACGCCGAAGCTTCGCATACCAACGACGCGGGCGACAGGCAGGCCAGGTAACAGTCCGTATACCGGTCCACAGTGGGCTACCGGGGGTACCGAGGGAGGAACTGAGGGTGGAGAAGCGGTCGACCCCCGGTGCCCGTCCTCGGGCACCGGGGGTACGTGTCGATGGGTAGCGCTCAGTCCTCCTCGCCGCGATAGCTGTAGAAGTCGTCGACGAACTTGCGTCGCAGCCGGGGCACCCGGCTGGTGACCCGGAAGTATCCCCGCGCGCCGAGCAGGGCCACCCGACCGAAGACCGGCTTGTACATCCGGTCGTCCCCGCTGGTGCCGCTGCGGGCCAGCGAGTCGGCCACCCGGGCGAAGCCGTACGGCACCATCACCGCCTCGTAGTCGGCCACCGCCTGGGTCAGGGACTTCTCCCCGGCGGCGGCCAGCATCAGTTGACGGCGCAGCAGGTTGGCGTCCCGCAGCGCGGTGTTGGCCCCCACCCCCCGGCCCGGGGTCATGGTGTGGATGGCATCTCCTAGCAGGGTCACCGTGCTGCTGTGCCAGGGCGGCACCGGTTCCGAGGTGGACACCCGGATCGGCAGAGCGCTGTCGGGGTCGGCCCGACTGAACAACTCGCGCAGGTGGGGATGCCAGTTGGTGGTCAGGTCCAGGGCCACCTGGATCAACTCCGACCCTCGGCGATCCAGCACGTCCTCCGGGAAGCGTCGGGCCGTGCTCCAGACCACCAGGTTGATGTTGTCCCGGGTGCTGTCGTGCCGCAGGCCGGGCCAGTCGGCCAGCAGCGCCGCCTCGGCCGGGTCGATCTCCGGCTTGAGTCGGCCCTCGGCGTCCCACTTGAACTCCATCACGTGCAGCACCCCCATCACCCCGCCGGAGCCGAAGATCAGGGTGATGCCCCGCTGTACCGCCGGGGACAGCAGGGCCCGGGTGTCCTCCGTCAGCGGGATCCGGGTGGCGATGTTGATGGTGCCGGCGTCCCGGATCACCGCGTGCGGCAGGTACTGCCGGCGTACCGCGGAATGGGTGCCGTCCGCGGCCACCAGCAGGTCACCGGTGGCGCTGCCGCCGTCGGCGAAGTGGGCGGTGACCTGGCCGTCGTCGTGCTGGTCGTACCGGGTGAAGGTGCGGTCGAAACGCACCACGTCCTCCAGTCCGGTCAGCAGCACCTGGCGCAGGGTCATCCGCGCCACGGACCGTTCCGTGTCGACCGGATGGGTGTCCGGGCGCAGCGGGAAGGAGGCCGTGGGCCGCAACCGCTGGTCCACCACGTTGAAGTAGCGCGGGGACCGGGCGCAGGTGGCCAGGTAGACGGCGAACAGCTCCGGGGGCAGGCAGTCACGGAGCGATCGGCTGCCGGTAGGGCCGATCCCCACCCGGTAGCCGAGCAGCCCGTCCGCCCGGGTGCGGTGGCGCTCGTACACCTCGACGCTGATGCCGGCGCGACGGAGCCCGTGCGCCAGGCAGAGTCCGCCGGTGCCCGCCCCGATGATCAGGACATGCGGTGTCCGGTTGGTCATGGCGGCGCCCGGTCAGCTGGCCGGGCGGGGAGCCGGGACCTCCACGCTGTCCCAGCGGTAGAAGCAGTTGGCGATGGCGTCGCGGGGTGAGCGCCAGGTCGGCAGGTACGGCGAGGTGTGCGCGGACAGCCGCTCGTTGACCTGGCGGAAGAGGGGGTGGTTGCGGGCCGCGGCCAGGGCGTCGGCCCCCACGTCGTCGGTCTCCATCAGGTGTACGCACAGGTCGTGCAGGCAGTACAGGGACCGATGGCGTATCCCGGTCAGGCCGGGCAGTTCGGTCGCGTCGGACTCGGTGAAGATCTGGGCCACCCGCCCCTCCGCGCCCGGGATTATCCTGCTGACGATAACGAGTCGACTGCTCATCGGTCCCCTCTCACCGGTGGTCGCGCACCGACCGCCTGGCCGGGCACAGCTGCCACATTGCCGGTGGGACTGTCACCTGGCCGTCAACGCCGACGGTCGATCCGGTGACGTCGGGCCATCTGATCAGCCACCCCGGCGGGTCGGCCGGATGGCCGGGTGCCGGCAGGGCCCCGAGGCCGCCTGACTGGCCCGCCGGATCGGTTCCAGGGTCTCGTCGAGCAGGGCGCTCATCGCCGGGGAGGGCTCCAGCCGCAGCTCGCGCAGCAGCAGGTCCCGGTAGACGTAGTAGGCGTGCACCGCCTCGAAGGCGTTGCCCTCGGCCAGGTGGATCCGCACGATGAGCCGGTGCGGGGTCTCCCGCAAGGGCTCCGCGGCCATCGCCTCCAGGGCCGCGTCCAGCGCCTCCCCGTGTCGTCCGGCCCGCAGGTGGTGGCCGGCCACCTGCTCCAGCATGTGCAGTCTGAGTTGGCGCAACCGTTCCCGGTCGGTCGACACCCAGTCGTCGTACCAGCCGGGCAGCAGGTCGTGCCGGCCGGCGGCGAGACTGTCCGCCGCGTCGGTCGGGGTCTGTCCGTCGCGTACCCGGGCGGCGACGTCGACCAGTCGGTCGACATCGACCTGTACGGCCGGATCGAGACGCACCGTGTCCGCGCTGGTGGTCAACGGGCAGTACGGGTCCTGGCGCAGTCGCCACAGCGCGGTGCGCAACGAGGACAGGGCCCGCTCCTCCGTGTTCTCCGGCCACAGCAGACCGGCCAGATGGGTGCGGGTCGTGGCGGGGCGCAGCCCGATCAGCGCGATCACCCGTTGCAGGCCACGCGGCACCACCACCGGGGACCCGTCGTGGGTCAGCCGGAAACCGCCGAGCAGATGCAGTCGGATCTGCGCGTTCCGGGGCTTCCCGGTGGTCGGCGTGGGCGATTCGGCCACGGGCACCCCCTGCACAACGGGTGGTCTGCGGGTCTGGCCGTTGCCCCGGCGTGGCCGCCGCGACGCCACTGTCGACTGCGAACATCGCGCCACGGGCCTGCGCGAAGCCGGGTCGGACCGTCGTGAAGGCTATCAATAGTGGTTACTCTGGGTCAATGACTGTGTCGGTCGGGCAACTCATGGGTCGTCTCTGAGAATGGCTCTGAACTGGCAAATCGCAGAGATCTTCGGGCTGAGGCTGCACAGTCAGGGCCATCGGATGCGTCAACGCAGCGTCACGAAGGCCGGGGTCGGTGGGGGGTGCCGTTGACGCCGGGGTGACGGCCTGATCCGCAAGGTGTGCCCAGTCGACCGGGACACCGGGCGGTGGGGGAGGAGCCGACATGGACCGAACGCTGATCGTGGCGAAGGTGGTCCCGACCGCCGAGAAACTGGTCGCCGAGATCTTCGCCGAATCCGACACGACCGAACTGCCCCACCTCGTCGGGGTCTCACACCGGTCGCTGTACCGGCTGCACGACCTGTACGTGCACCTGTTGGAGACCGACACGCCGGGCGACGGCGCGGTCGAGGCGGCCCGGGAGCATCCGGAGTTCCTCCGGATCAGCACCCGACTGCGCCCGTACGTCACGCCGTACCTGCCGGACTGGCGTTCGCCTCGGGACGCGATGGCCCGCTGCTTCTACCGCTTCGACGCCGAACCGAGGAGGGACCATGACCGTCACTGATGGCGGCTCGCTGACCGAGGAGATCACCGACATCCTGGTGACCAACTGCGGGCTGGATCCGGCGGCGGCCGCCCGTGAGCCGGCCGCCTCCCTGGAGGAACTGGGGATGGACTCCCTCGCGTTGCTGGAACTGACCGCCGTCGTCGCCGACCGGTGGCGGGTACGCATCCCCGAGCAGGCCGCCCGGCTGAGTATTCCGGCCGTGGCCGACCTGGTCTCCCGGGGCACCGCCCCGCCCGGGCACACCGAGAACAGCATCGTCATCGCCGCCCCCCTGGAGCTGGTCTGGTCCGTCACCAACGACGTGGCCGGCTGGCCCGACCTGTTCACCGAGTACGCCCGGGCCGAGATCCTCGGCACCGAGGGCGACACCGTGCGGTTCCGGCTGACCATGCACCCCGACGAGAACGGGGTGGCCTGGAGTTGGGTCAGCGAACGCACCCCCGACCGGGCCACCCGGCAGGTGCGGGCCCAGCGGGTGGAGACCGGCCCCTTCGAGTACATGCGCATCCACTGGATCTACACCGAGGAACCGCAGGGGGTACGGATGACCTGGGTGCAGGACTTCGCGATGAAGCCGACCGCGCCGCTGGACAACGCCGGGATGACCGAGCGGATCAACGCCAACAGCCAGGTGCAGCTCGCCGTCATCAAGGAGCGGATCGAACGGCTGGCCGAGGCCCGGTCCACGGGAGGCGACGATGCGTGACCTGGCCCTGGTGGCCGCGCGGGACGTGCCCGCGGACCGCCGTCGCGGTGGCGAACTGCGGGTGCTGCTGGGCCCGCGTACGGTCGGGGCCACCTCCGGCTTCATGGGGGTGGCGAGCATGGCGCCGGGGGAGCGGATAGCGGAGCACTACCACCCGTACAGCGAGGAGTTCCTCTATGTCGTCCGGGGTGCGATCACGGTCGACCTCGACGACGAACCGGTAACCCTGACCGCCGGTGAGGCCCTGTTCGTGGCCCGCAACGTCCGTCACCGGCTGCGCAACACCGGTGACCTCCCCGCCGAGGTGGTCTTCCACCTGGGCCCCTTGGCCCCCCGCCCGGAACTCGGCCATGTCGACACCGAGCTGGTCGAGCAGCGGGACGGGTCGTGACCGGCCGGCAGACCGTGGTGACCGGGATCGGGGTGGTGGCCCCCGGCGGGGTGACCCGGGACCGGTTCTGGAAGACCATCACCGAGGGGCGCACCGCCACCCGCCGGATCAGCTTCTTCGACCCGACCCCCTTCCGCTCGCAGATCGCCGCCGAGTGCGACTTCGATCCGGACGCCGCCGGACTCACCCTGGCCCAGCGGGGACGCGCCGACCGGTACGTGCAGTTCGCGCTGGCCTGCGCCGCCGAGGGGGTCGCCGACAGCGGCCTGACCCTCACCGACGCCGAGCGGAACCGGGCCGGGGTGGTCCTCGGCACCGCCGTCGGCGGCACCATGGCCCTGGAACAGGAGTACGTGACCGTCAGCGACAGCGGTCGACACTGGCTGGTCGACGCCGCCCTCGGCGGCCCGTACCTGTACCAGGCGCTGGTGCCGAGCAGCCTGGCCGCCGACGTGGCCTGCGCCCACGGCCTGCACGGCCCGGCCCAGGTGGTCTCCACCGGCTGCACCTCCGGCATCGACGCGATCGGCTACGCCCACCAGTTGATCGTCGACGGGGAGGCGGACATCGTGCTGGCCGGCGCCGCCGACTCGCCCATCTCCCCGGTCACCGTGGCCTCCTTCGACGCCATCGGGGCCACCAGCCCGGACAACGACGACCCGGCGCACGCCTCCCGGCCCTTCGACGCCGACCGGCACGGCTTCGTGCTGGCCGAGGGGGCCGCCGTGCTGGTGTTGGAGGAGGCCGGGCACGCCCGGCGCCGCGGCGCGCACATCTACTGCGAGGTGGCCGGCTACGCCAGCCGCAGCAACGGGTACCACATGACCGGGCTGCGTCCCGACGGGGTGGAGATGGCCCTGGCCATCGGTGACACCCTGCGTCAGGCCGCGATCGCCCCCCAGGAGGTCTCCTACATCAGCGCGCACGGCTCCGGCACCCGGCAGAACGACCGGCACGAGACGGCCGCCTTCAAACGGGCCCTGGGGTCGGCGGCGTACCGGGTGCCGATCAGCTCCATCAAGTCGATGGTCGGACACTCCCTGGGTGCGATCGGCTCCATCGAGATGGCCGCCTGCGCCCTGGCCATCGAGTACGGAGTGGTGCCCCCCACCGCCAACTGGACCACCCGGGACCCGGAGTGCGACCTGGACTACGTGCCCAACGAGGCGCGGGAGGTGCCGGTGGAGGTGGCCCTGTCGGTCGGCAGCGGCTTCGGCGGGTTCCAGTCGGCGATGCTGTTCCGTCGGCTGGCCCGGCAGGGGACCCGGTGAGCGAGCAGCGTCGCCGGGCGGTGGTGACCGGCATCGGGGTGGTCGCCCCCAGCGGGATCGGCAAGCAGGCCCACTGGCGTACGGTGCTCTCCGGTCAACGGCGTACCGGCCCGATCACCCTGTTCGACGCCGCCGGGTATCCGACCCGACTGGCCGGTGAGGTGCCGGACTTCGAACCGGCCCGCTACATCGACAACCGGGTGCTGGTGCAGACCGACCGCTGGACCCACCTGGGATTCGTGGCCACCCGACTGGCCCTGGCGGACGCCGGCCTGCCCGAGCGTCCGCTGGACCCGTACGGCTGGGCGGTCACCCTGGCCAGTTCCTCCGGCGGGAACCTGTTCGGCCAGCGGGAGTTGCAGCGGCTCTGGTCCTCGCCGAGCCGCACGGTCGGGGCGTACCAGTCGATCGCCTGGTTCTACGCGGCCAGCGTGGGTCAACTGTCCATCGCGCACCAGGCCAAGGGGCCCTGCGGGGTGCTGGTGACCGAGTCGGCCGGCGGCCTGGACAGCCTGGCCCAGGCGGTACGCATCATCCGCCGGGGGGCCCGGGTGGTGCTGGCCGGGGCGACCGAATGCCCGCTCAGCCCGTACGCCCTGGCCTGCCAACTGCGCTCCGGCCTGCTCAGCGGGGCGGACGACCCGCGGCGGGCCTACCTGCCCTTCGACTCCGCGACCAGCGGCTACCTGCCCGCCGAGGGAGGGGCCGTCTTCGTCGTCGAGGAGTACGAGCACGCCCGGGCCCGGGGGGTGCGCGGCTACGCCGAGGTGACCGGCTGGGGTGCCACCCACGACGCGGCCCACACCACCGCCGACAGTGCCGGTGACCCCCACCAGTACGCCCGCGCCATGCGGCTGGCCCTGGGCCGGGCCGGGGTCGAGCCGCACGAGGTGGACCTGGTGGTGCCGGACGCCCTGGGGGTGGCCCGCTACGACCGGGCCGAGGCCACCGCGCTGCGCGCGGTCTTCACCGGTACGGCACCACCGGTCAGCACCCACAAGACCCTCACCGGGCGGGCCCACCAGGGCGGCTCGGCCCTGGACGTGGCCACCCTCCTGCTCGCCTTCGCCCAGGACACCCTGCCTCACTCGGCCGGCCCGGAGCAGGTGGCCGAGGGCTGCGAACTGGACTTCCTGCGTGAGCCCCGTCGTCCCCGTACCCGGGTGGGCCTGGTCTGCGCGCGGGGCTTCGACGGTTTCAACAGCGCGCTGGTGCTGCGCGGCACCGGCCCGGCCGGAGAGGACCAACCATGACACGAGGACGGGTCGTCTTCCTCGTCCGGGTGCCCACCGAGCGCACCGAGGACTTCCTGCGGGCCTACGAGGGGGTACGGCACCTGGTCGCCGACGGGGTGCCGGGGCACCTGGTCGACCAGGTGTGCCGCTCGGCCACCGACCCGGAGCAGTGGCTGATCACCAGCGAGTGGGCCAGCCTGGCCGACTTCGAGGCCTGGGAACGCAGCCCGGAACACCGGGACCTGGTCCGGCCGATGCGCGAGTGCTTCACCGACGCCCGGTCCCTGCGGTTCCACGTCCACGCCCAGACCCCGGTCCCGACCGGGGGGTGAGCGGCCGGATTGGGAGTGTGCCGATGACGTCGACCGATCGGCCCAGCGGTCAGCGGGGTTCTCACCGGAGGACTGACGTAGCGCGTTCACCCGTTTGCTACCTGTGACGGCCCCCGTGTTCTTGTCCTGGATGGACGGTCATAATGGATCGCATGGTTGCCTGGGAGTACGCCTTGTTGGTCCGCCGCTATCAGGGGCAGGGCCG from Micromonospora sp. NBC_01739 includes:
- a CDS encoding FAD-dependent oxidoreductase, which translates into the protein MTNRTPHVLIIGAGTGGLCLAHGLRRAGISVEVYERHRTRADGLLGYRVGIGPTGSRSLRDCLPPELFAVYLATCARSPRYFNVVDQRLRPTASFPLRPDTHPVDTERSVARMTLRQVLLTGLEDVVRFDRTFTRYDQHDDGQVTAHFADGGSATGDLLVAADGTHSAVRRQYLPHAVIRDAGTINIATRIPLTEDTRALLSPAVQRGITLIFGSGGVMGVLHVMEFKWDAEGRLKPEIDPAEAALLADWPGLRHDSTRDNINLVVWSTARRFPEDVLDRRGSELIQVALDLTTNWHPHLRELFSRADPDSALPIRVSTSEPVPPWHSSTVTLLGDAIHTMTPGRGVGANTALRDANLLRRQLMLAAAGEKSLTQAVADYEAVMVPYGFARVADSLARSGTSGDDRMYKPVFGRVALLGARGYFRVTSRVPRLRRKFVDDFYSYRGEED
- a CDS encoding TcmI family type II polyketide cyclase encodes the protein MSSRLVIVSRIIPGAEGRVAQIFTESDATELPGLTGIRHRSLYCLHDLCVHLMETDDVGADALAAARNHPLFRQVNERLSAHTSPYLPTWRSPRDAIANCFYRWDSVEVPAPRPAS
- a CDS encoding AfsR/SARP family transcriptional regulator, which codes for MAESPTPTTGKPRNAQIRLHLLGGFRLTHDGSPVVVPRGLQRVIALIGLRPATTRTHLAGLLWPENTEERALSSLRTALWRLRQDPYCPLTTSADTVRLDPAVQVDVDRLVDVAARVRDGQTPTDAADSLAAGRHDLLPGWYDDWVSTDRERLRQLRLHMLEQVAGHHLRAGRHGEALDAALEAMAAEPLRETPHRLIVRIHLAEGNAFEAVHAYYVYRDLLLRELRLEPSPAMSALLDETLEPIRRASQAASGPCRHPAIRPTRRGG
- a CDS encoding TcmI family type II polyketide cyclase, with the protein product MDRTLIVAKVVPTAEKLVAEIFAESDTTELPHLVGVSHRSLYRLHDLYVHLLETDTPGDGAVEAAREHPEFLRISTRLRPYVTPYLPDWRSPRDAMARCFYRFDAEPRRDHDRH
- a CDS encoding SRPBCC family protein, with the protein product MTVTDGGSLTEEITDILVTNCGLDPAAAAREPAASLEELGMDSLALLELTAVVADRWRVRIPEQAARLSIPAVADLVSRGTAPPGHTENSIVIAAPLELVWSVTNDVAGWPDLFTEYARAEILGTEGDTVRFRLTMHPDENGVAWSWVSERTPDRATRQVRAQRVETGPFEYMRIHWIYTEEPQGVRMTWVQDFAMKPTAPLDNAGMTERINANSQVQLAVIKERIERLAEARSTGGDDA
- a CDS encoding cupin domain-containing protein yields the protein MRDLALVAARDVPADRRRGGELRVLLGPRTVGATSGFMGVASMAPGERIAEHYHPYSEEFLYVVRGAITVDLDDEPVTLTAGEALFVARNVRHRLRNTGDLPAEVVFHLGPLAPRPELGHVDTELVEQRDGS
- a CDS encoding beta-ketoacyl-[acyl-carrier-protein] synthase family protein, whose protein sequence is MTGRQTVVTGIGVVAPGGVTRDRFWKTITEGRTATRRISFFDPTPFRSQIAAECDFDPDAAGLTLAQRGRADRYVQFALACAAEGVADSGLTLTDAERNRAGVVLGTAVGGTMALEQEYVTVSDSGRHWLVDAALGGPYLYQALVPSSLAADVACAHGLHGPAQVVSTGCTSGIDAIGYAHQLIVDGEADIVLAGAADSPISPVTVASFDAIGATSPDNDDPAHASRPFDADRHGFVLAEGAAVLVLEEAGHARRRGAHIYCEVAGYASRSNGYHMTGLRPDGVEMALAIGDTLRQAAIAPQEVSYISAHGSGTRQNDRHETAAFKRALGSAAYRVPISSIKSMVGHSLGAIGSIEMAACALAIEYGVVPPTANWTTRDPECDLDYVPNEAREVPVEVALSVGSGFGGFQSAMLFRRLARQGTR
- a CDS encoding beta-ketoacyl synthase N-terminal-like domain-containing protein gives rise to the protein MSEQRRRAVVTGIGVVAPSGIGKQAHWRTVLSGQRRTGPITLFDAAGYPTRLAGEVPDFEPARYIDNRVLVQTDRWTHLGFVATRLALADAGLPERPLDPYGWAVTLASSSGGNLFGQRELQRLWSSPSRTVGAYQSIAWFYAASVGQLSIAHQAKGPCGVLVTESAGGLDSLAQAVRIIRRGARVVLAGATECPLSPYALACQLRSGLLSGADDPRRAYLPFDSATSGYLPAEGGAVFVVEEYEHARARGVRGYAEVTGWGATHDAAHTTADSAGDPHQYARAMRLALGRAGVEPHEVDLVVPDALGVARYDRAEATALRAVFTGTAPPVSTHKTLTGRAHQGGSALDVATLLLAFAQDTLPHSAGPEQVAEGCELDFLREPRRPRTRVGLVCARGFDGFNSALVLRGTGPAGEDQP
- a CDS encoding antibiotic biosynthesis monooxygenase family protein — translated: MTRGRVVFLVRVPTERTEDFLRAYEGVRHLVADGVPGHLVDQVCRSATDPEQWLITSEWASLADFEAWERSPEHRDLVRPMRECFTDARSLRFHVHAQTPVPTGG